In a genomic window of Anoxybacter fermentans:
- a CDS encoding sigma-54 interaction domain-containing protein — MLKILIVGLKEAGKSIIKRISQLNQVKILGVLSLDSDFISDPDLHNLAIPIIQDLSDGKMDKPDLVIDTLNLSREKLGEILGKDIIEDCSILSASAVELLNSLIEDEEDLLRRLKRVNREKDVIINSTHDGMIAINSDGIITLFNQAAEKIMNLKAVECVGRYVEEVIPNSRLHLVLKTGKEELNQTQAIGNTTIITNRVPVRDHEGNIIGAVAVFRDITEVKSLAEELTNLKEMRVMLEAIIESTQDAISVVDEKGMGILINPAYTRLTGLTEEDVIGKPATVDIAEGESMHMKVLKTKKPVSGVRLKVGPKKKEVIVNVAPIIVDGKLKGSVGVIHDISEIKKLTEELNQARRMIRHLNAKYTFEDIIAESKLMLAAIQQARRASKTPATVLLRGESGTGKELFAHAIHNSSPRKDGQFIRVNCSAIADSLLESELFGYEEGAFTGARKGGKKGLFEEADGGTIFLDEIGKINLELQAKLLRVLQEKEVIRVGGTKAISVDVRVIVATNANLERMIQEGTFREDLYYRLNVVPIFIPPLRKRKEDIPKLTYHLIRKFNQEYGRSIKNISKGALDILMDYDWPGNVRELENIIGRAIINVGFDSDIITEEHLPPLGMLSSMTRPEKKETKAGYQVSEYDIQNKSLKEILDEVEKEVILEALDHTGGNKTEAAKLLGIAIRSLYYKLEKYGIQ, encoded by the coding sequence ATGTTAAAGATCCTGATAGTGGGCTTAAAAGAAGCAGGTAAATCTATTATTAAAAGAATTAGCCAACTGAATCAGGTAAAAATTTTAGGAGTTTTATCTTTGGATTCTGACTTCATATCCGATCCCGATTTACATAATCTAGCAATTCCAATTATACAGGATTTATCTGATGGAAAGATGGACAAACCTGATCTGGTTATTGATACTTTAAATTTATCTAGAGAAAAGCTAGGGGAGATTTTAGGAAAAGATATTATTGAAGATTGTTCTATATTATCGGCATCTGCTGTGGAGTTGTTGAATAGTTTGATCGAGGATGAAGAAGATTTGCTTCGCCGTTTAAAGAGGGTCAATCGAGAGAAAGATGTCATCATTAATTCAACTCATGATGGAATGATTGCTATAAACAGTGATGGAATTATTACACTTTTTAATCAGGCTGCTGAAAAGATTATGAATCTTAAAGCTGTGGAGTGTGTAGGAAGATATGTAGAGGAAGTAATTCCAAATAGCCGTCTTCACCTGGTCTTAAAGACAGGAAAGGAAGAATTAAACCAGACCCAGGCTATTGGAAATACCACAATCATTACTAATCGTGTTCCAGTTAGAGATCATGAGGGTAATATAATAGGGGCTGTTGCTGTTTTTAGGGATATTACAGAGGTCAAATCTTTAGCAGAAGAGTTAACCAATTTGAAAGAGATGCGGGTTATGCTAGAGGCGATTATTGAGTCTACTCAGGATGCTATCTCTGTAGTGGATGAAAAAGGTATGGGAATTTTAATCAATCCCGCTTATACCCGTTTAACTGGCCTGACTGAAGAAGATGTAATCGGTAAACCTGCTACTGTAGATATTGCTGAAGGTGAAAGTATGCATATGAAGGTCTTAAAGACCAAAAAACCTGTCTCGGGTGTTAGATTAAAAGTTGGTCCCAAAAAAAAAGAAGTTATTGTTAATGTAGCGCCGATTATAGTTGATGGAAAGTTAAAAGGAAGTGTAGGGGTCATCCATGATATTTCCGAAATCAAAAAGCTGACTGAGGAGTTAAATCAGGCCAGACGGATGATCCGCCATTTAAATGCTAAATATACCTTTGAGGATATTATTGCCGAAAGTAAACTCATGTTAGCAGCAATTCAACAGGCCCGGAGAGCTTCCAAGACTCCAGCTACTGTTTTATTACGGGGTGAAAGCGGTACTGGTAAAGAACTTTTTGCCCATGCTATCCATAATTCTAGTCCTAGAAAAGATGGTCAATTCATCCGGGTAAACTGTTCGGCAATTGCTGATAGCCTTTTGGAGAGTGAACTTTTTGGTTATGAAGAGGGTGCTTTTACTGGAGCCAGAAAAGGTGGAAAAAAAGGATTGTTTGAAGAAGCTGATGGAGGGACCATCTTTCTGGATGAAATTGGTAAAATAAATCTTGAACTTCAAGCCAAACTTCTCCGGGTATTACAGGAAAAAGAGGTTATTCGGGTTGGAGGAACAAAGGCAATCAGTGTGGATGTGCGGGTTATTGTTGCTACTAACGCAAACTTAGAGCGAATGATACAGGAAGGTACCTTTAGAGAAGATTTATATTACCGTTTAAATGTAGTTCCCATCTTTATTCCACCGCTTAGAAAAAGAAAAGAAGATATTCCTAAACTCACCTATCATTTGATCCGGAAATTTAACCAGGAATACGGTCGCTCTATAAAAAATATTTCTAAAGGAGCACTGGATATTCTGATGGATTATGATTGGCCTGGTAATGTTCGTGAATTGGAAAATATCATTGGACGTGCAATTATTAATGTAGGTTTTGATTCAGATATAATTACTGAAGAACATCTCCCTCCTTTAGGTATGCTGTCTTCAATGACTAGACCTGAAAAGAAAGAAACAAAAGCAGGTTATCAGGTTAGCGAGTATGATATTCAGAATAAATCATTAAAAGAGATTTTAGACGAGGTAGAGAAGGAAGTGATTTTAGAAGCTCTTGACCATACTGGAGGAAACAAAACCGAAGCTGCAAAACTTTTGGGTATTGCAATCCGGAGTCTGTACTACAAACTAGAAAAATATGGAATACAATAA
- a CDS encoding Glu/Leu/Phe/Val family dehydrogenase — protein MKIFEMMEKEGHEQLILLQEKSSGLKAIIAIHDTTLGPALGGCRMWNYESEDEAILDALRLSKGMTYKSGAAGVDFGGGKTVIWGDPMKDKSEALFRALGRFVESLGGRYSTGTDVGTTYDDFVLAAKETRYVGALPEEYGGSGDSSIITAFGTWKGLKACAKVVFGTDSLKGLTVAVQGVGKVGSKLVGHLIDEGAKVIISDVNENNVKMVKEKYPEVEVVSPDEILFVECDILSPNALGAIINDETIDKLKCKIIGGAANNQLAEPRHGDILHEKGIFYAPDYVINAGGLIQVADELQPGGYNKDRAFKHASQIYNMILKIAEISKERNIPTYKAADLMVEERIKSVGRVKRILK, from the coding sequence GTGAAAATTTTTGAAATGATGGAGAAGGAAGGACATGAGCAGTTGATATTACTTCAGGAAAAGTCCTCTGGTCTTAAAGCAATTATTGCAATCCATGATACTACATTGGGTCCAGCTTTGGGTGGATGTAGAATGTGGAACTACGAATCTGAAGATGAGGCAATACTGGATGCGCTCCGTCTTTCTAAAGGAATGACATATAAATCTGGTGCTGCTGGCGTAGATTTTGGTGGTGGTAAGACAGTTATCTGGGGAGACCCAATGAAAGACAAAAGTGAGGCTCTTTTTAGAGCATTGGGTCGTTTTGTAGAGTCACTGGGTGGAAGATATAGTACCGGTACAGATGTAGGTACAACTTATGATGATTTTGTTCTGGCAGCAAAAGAGACCCGTTATGTTGGTGCATTACCTGAAGAGTATGGTGGAAGTGGTGACTCTTCCATTATTACTGCTTTTGGTACCTGGAAAGGACTTAAAGCATGTGCCAAGGTTGTTTTTGGAACTGATTCTCTTAAGGGCCTGACTGTTGCTGTTCAGGGTGTAGGTAAAGTGGGTAGCAAGTTGGTCGGTCATTTAATCGATGAAGGTGCAAAAGTGATTATCAGTGATGTAAATGAGAATAATGTTAAAATGGTTAAGGAAAAATATCCAGAGGTTGAAGTTGTTTCTCCAGACGAAATTTTGTTTGTTGAATGTGATATTCTCTCACCAAATGCATTAGGTGCAATCATAAATGATGAGACTATTGATAAACTTAAGTGTAAAATTATCGGTGGAGCTGCTAACAACCAATTAGCTGAACCACGCCATGGTGATATCTTACATGAAAAAGGAATCTTTTATGCTCCTGATTATGTGATTAACGCTGGAGGTCTGATTCAGGTAGCAGATGAATTACAGCCTGGAGGTTATAATAAAGATCGTGCCTTTAAGCATGCAAGCCAGATTTATAACATGATCTTAAAGATTGCGGAAATTTCTAAGGAAAGAAATATCCCGACTTATAAAGCTGCTGATTTAATGGTAGAAGAGAGAATTAAGAGTGTTGGTAGGGTTAAAAGAATTTTAAAATAA